The Argopecten irradians isolate NY chromosome 4, Ai_NY, whole genome shotgun sequence genome has a window encoding:
- the LOC138322370 gene encoding neuronal acetylcholine receptor subunit alpha-7-like, whose protein sequence is MLPTKTIVLLMLCTPRMVLGGNGTMADWIRLTDTLFANYTNEIYPVRNFGTDTLIIDTSMFLLSILDFDEVAGIITISAGVVLGWYDYRLQWLPSEYGGITEIQVNGSKVWKPKAYVITAADDLSKIGTNDFDVDIASNGLCYYSPGKLLKSTCSVDMSKFPVDTQKCDIRILLWGSPSDVRLTFTYNYIDLTYYTPNGEWNIDKTSVSYYMGFGSPSTTIDFTIQISRKYMYFIVSMTIPILLLCFLNPFVFLLPASSGERISYTITMFLSLAVYMTLISDNLPKVSENMAGMSYFLLLSLFYSSVLIVLTIFTLRCEAIEDIQKFPKWLRCVTRFWCKRNGNKISSNQVSSKIPDFEKKKDLETEDVIEVDTDFINVSHSEVMEIIDKFLFGISFLVIIIITVWFLCTHYA, encoded by the coding sequence ATGCTTCCAACAAAAACCATTGTATTACTGATGCTCTGTACACCAAGGATGGTGCTGGGAGGCAACGGGACGATGGCCGACTGGATACGACTTACTGACACATTGTTCGCTAACTACACGAACGAGATCTACCCTGTTCGTAACTTTGGGACGGACACACTGATCATAGATACATCAATGTTTCTTCTTTCGATTCTCGACTTTGATGAAGTGGCTGGTATTATTACAATAAGTGCTGGAGTAGTACTTGGTTGGTACGACTATCGTCTGCAGTGGCTACCCAGTGAATATGGAGGAATCACAGAAATTCAAGTAAATGGCTCGAAGGTGTGGAAACCAAAAGCCTATGTAATCACGGCAGCTGATGACCTAAGCAAGATTGGAACCAATGACTTTGACGTCGATATAGCATCCAACGGTTTATGTTACTACAGTCCGGGGAAGCTGTTAAAATCGACATGTTCGGTGGATATGTCGAAGTTCCCAGTTGATACTCAGAAATGCGACATCCGAATACTGCTGTGGGGCTCACCCAGTGATGTCAGACTCACATTTACGTATAATTATATAGATTTGACGTACTATACTCCTAATGGGGAATGGAATATTGATAAGACTTCGGTGTCCTATTATATGGGGTTCGGATCTCCTTCCACTACCATTGATTTTACCATTCAGATATCaagaaagtacatgtatttcatcgTCTCAATGACAATACCGATATTACTTCTGTGCTTCCTGAATCCGTTCGTTTTCCTATTGCCTGCCTCGTCAGGTGAAAGGATCTCCTACACCATTACGATGTTCTTGTCACTTGCTGTCTACATGACATTGATCAGCGACAACCTTCCGAAAGTGTCGGAGAATATGGCGGGGATGTCCTACTTTCTACTGCTCTCTCTTTTCTACAGCAGTGTGTTGATtgtattaacaatatttacacTTCGATGTGAAGCTATCGAAGATATCCAGAAATTTCCGAAGTGGCTTAGGTGCGTTACGCGCTTCTGGTGTAAaagaaatggaaacaaaatttcATCTAACCAAGTATCGTCAAAAATTccagattttgaaaaaaagaaagaccTTGAAACAGAAGACGTTATCGAGGTCGACACCGACTTCATAAACGTTTCGCACAGTGAAGTGATGGAGATAATTGACAAATTTCTATTCGGAATATCCTTTCTGGTTATCATTATAATAACCGTCTGGTTTCTTTGTACTCACTATGCGTAA